The following are encoded in a window of Sinorhizobium sojae CCBAU 05684 genomic DNA:
- a CDS encoding general stress protein gives MRTVTGLFDDYDDARDAVRELAEAGVPSDDISIVASNIGDRYSADSSDAAEGAATGAGLGAAGGGVVGLLTGLGLMAIPGVGPVVAAGWLAATAAGAAAGAVAGGAAGGLIGALTDSGVDEEDAHVYAEGVRRGGALVTARVDESLVPEAETILKQRNRVDPAARRSIYAEEGWTQFDENADPYSLDEVERERERYRSMRG, from the coding sequence ATGAGAACCGTAACAGGGCTCTTCGACGATTATGACGATGCCCGCGACGCCGTGAGGGAATTGGCAGAGGCAGGTGTACCTTCCGATGATATCAGCATTGTTGCAAGCAACATAGGCGATCGGTACTCCGCCGACAGCTCAGACGCAGCCGAAGGTGCCGCCACCGGAGCTGGTCTCGGAGCTGCCGGAGGCGGCGTGGTCGGCCTTCTGACGGGGTTAGGTCTTATGGCAATCCCCGGTGTCGGACCGGTCGTGGCAGCCGGATGGCTTGCGGCCACTGCCGCCGGTGCGGCCGCAGGTGCGGTGGCCGGTGGCGCCGCCGGAGGCCTGATCGGTGCGCTGACGGACTCCGGAGTCGATGAAGAAGACGCCCATGTTTACGCCGAGGGCGTTCGTCGAGGGGGCGCCCTGGTGACGGCACGGGTAGACGAAAGTCTTGTGCCTGAAGCAGAAACGATTCTGAAGCAACGAAACCGCGTCGATCCTGCCGCGCGCAGGAGTATTTATGCTGAAGAGGGATGGACGCAGTTTGACGAAAATGCCGACCCGTACTCGCTCGATGAGGTCGAACGAGAGCGTGAGCGTTATCGCAGCATGCGGGGGTGA
- a CDS encoding PepSY domain-containing protein, producing MKNTIIFAAALMGAVATASFAQTTPSAEGDTPAVATPDSQNPTAPVEGANSFTEAQAQERIEEAGYTDVNGLKLDENGVWQATAMKDGKSVSVALDYQGNVTAQ from the coding sequence ATGAAAAACACAATTATCTTTGCAGCAGCGCTGATGGGCGCTGTGGCCACGGCGTCGTTTGCGCAGACCACACCTTCAGCAGAGGGAGATACGCCTGCAGTCGCAACGCCGGACTCGCAAAACCCAACGGCCCCTGTTGAAGGCGCGAATAGTTTCACTGAAGCCCAAGCGCAGGAACGGATCGAAGAAGCCGGATACACCGACGTCAACGGGCTGAAGCTCGATGAGAACGGTGTGTGGCAGGCAACTGCAATGAAGGACGGCAAATCAGTTTCCGTCGCCCTAGACTATCAGGGCAACGTGACAGCGCAGTAG